A genome region from Chelonia mydas isolate rCheMyd1 chromosome 24, rCheMyd1.pri.v2, whole genome shotgun sequence includes the following:
- the TSACC gene encoding TSSK6-activating co-chaperone protein: MEPETDAQEEKQHWKNTARRSTQSPREDNFESPSSSFKKLCPAKPSPSFLELPSSQRRPSPGLPCAQAARIWKGQKKFTPDHQPQECYGLLECMHNNIQIQTQIALAQLSILEGLQESMSLLLASNEEKGKEQRDQKGLQSSASSPT, translated from the exons ATGGAGCCAGAAACAGATGCTCAGGAAGAAAAACAACACTGGAAAA ACACAGCGAGACGATCCACTCAAAGCCCAC GAGAGGATAACTTTGAAAGCCCTTCCTCTTCTTTTAAGAAGCTATGTCCTGCCAAACCCTCCCCCAGCTTTCTTGAGCTTCCATCTTCCCAACGGAGGCCCAGCCCAGGTCTGCCCTGTGCCCAGGCTGCAAGGATATGGAAAGGACAGAAAAAATTCA CCCCTGATCATCAGCCACAGGAATGTTATGGCCTACTGGAGTGTATGCACAACAACATCCAGATCCAAACCCAGATCGCTCTGGCACAGTTGAGCATCCTGGAAGGCTTGCAGGAATCCATGAGCTTGCTTCTGGCTAGCAAcgaggagaaggggaaggagcagagagaccaGAAGGGCCTGCAAagctcagcctcctcccccacctaa
- the CCT3 gene encoding T-complex protein 1 subunit gamma: MRSIPCPLPIVAVPSRGPHALSSLLSTELVLKWGAGPIRGALLPDWVPGVWLGRRLAGAVARRLGCRAARCSGAVRSVSLLSPEGSAPGPLLRAAARMMGQRPVLVLSQNTKRESGRKVQIGNISAAKTIADIIRTCLGPRAMMKMLLDPMGGIVMTNDGNAILREIQVQHPAAKSMIEISRTQDEEVGDGTTSVIILAGEMLAVAEHFLEQQMHPTVIIGAYRKALDDMISTLNKISTPVDVNNREMMLNIIKSAINTKAISHWSDLACGIALDAVKTVEFEENGRKEIDIKNYAKVEKIPGGIIEDSCVLRGIMVNKDVTHPRMRRYIKNPRILLLDCSLEYKKGESQTDIEITREEDFARILQMEEEYIQQICEDLIRVKPDLIITEKGISDLAQHYLMRANITAIRRVRKTDNNRIARACGARIVSRTDELRDEDVGTGARLFEVKKIGDEYFTFITDCKDPKACTVMLRGASKEILAEVERNLQDAMQVCRNVLVDPQLVPGGGAAEMAVSHALTEKSKVLTGVEQWPYRAVAQALEVIPRTLIQNCGASTIRVLTSLRAKHTQEGSQTWGVNGETGALVDMKDLGIWEPLAVKLQTYKTAVETAVLLLRIDDIVSGHKKKGDDQNRSPGAPDAAQE; the protein is encoded by the exons ATGCGCAGtattccctgtcccctcccaatAGTGGCAGTTCCAAGTCGAGGCCCCCACGCGCTGAGCAGTCTCCTCTCAACCGAGCTTGTGCTGAAGTGGGGGGCGGGTCCTATACGTGGCGCCCTGCTTCCCGATTGGGTGCCGGGCGTCTGGCTCGGGCGGCGATTGGCGGGCGCGGTGGCGCGCCGGCTAGGGTGTCGCGCAGCGCGGTGCAGCGGCGCTGTTCGGAGTGTGTCTctcttgtctccagaaggttccgcGCCGGGTCCTCTGCTCCGAGCCGCCGCCAGGATGATGGGCCAGCGCCCCGTGCTCGTGCTCA GTCAAAATACAAAACGTGAATCTGGAAGGAAGGTTCAGATTGGAAACATCAGTGCTGCTAAG ACCATTGCTGACATTATCCGAACATGTTTGGGACCAAGAGCTATGATGAAG ATGCTTCTGGATCCAATGGGTGGAATTGTGATGACCAATGATGGTAATGCTATTCTTAGAGAA ATTCAGGTCCAGCACCCGGCTGCAAAATCCATGATCGAGATCAGCCGTACTCAGGATGAAGAGGTTGGAGATGGGACCACATCCGTAATTATCCTCG ctGGAGAGATGTTGGCTGTTGCCGAGCACTTCCTAGAACAGCAGATGCATCCAACTGTGATCATTGGTGCTTATCGTAAAGCTCTGGATGATATGATCAGCACTTTGAACAAAATCAG CACTCCAGTTGACGTGAACAACCGAGAGATGatgctgaatataataaagaGTGCTATAAACACCAAGGCAATAAGCCACTGGTCTGACTTGGCCTGCGGCATTGCTCTTGATGCTGTCAAGACTGTAGAGTTTGAGGAAAATGGCAGAAAGGAAATTGACATCAAGAATTATGCAAAAGTAGAAAAG ATTCCAGGTGGCATAATCGAAGACTCTTGTGTCTTGCGTGGAATCATGGTAAACAAAGATGTAACTCACCCAAGGATGCGTCGCTATATCAAGAATCCACGCATTTTGCTTCTGGACTGTTCGCTGGAGTACAAGAAAGGAGAGAGCCAG ACTGATATTGAAATTACCCGTGAGGAAGACTTTGCACGCATCCTGCAAATGGAGGAAGAATACATTCAGCAAATCTGTGAGGACTTGATAAGGGTCAAACCGGATCTCATCATCACAGAGAAAGGAATCTCTG ACTTGGCCCAGCACTACCTGATGAGAGCCAACATTACAGCTATCCGCAGGGTGAGGAAAACAGACAACAACAGAATCGCCAG GGCCTGTGGAGCTCGCATTGTGAGTCGCACAGACGAGCTGCGTGACGAGGATGTGGGGACCGGAGCCAGGCTTTTTGAAGTTAAGAAAATAGGAGATGAGTATTTCACCTTCATCACAGATTGCAAAGACCCCAAGGCCTGCACTGTCATGCTGCGTGGAGCCAGCAAGGAAATCCTAGCA GAGGTGGAACGCAACCTCCAGGATGCCATGCAGGTGTGTCGTAATGTCCtagtagatcctcagctggtgccagGAGGGGGCGCTGCAGAGATGGCTGTTTCTCATGCATTGACAGAAAAGTCTAAAGTCCTGACAGGAGTGGAGCAGTGGCCCTACCGTGCGGTCGCCCAGGCTCTGGAAGTCATTCCAAGGACACTGATTCAGAACTGTGGAGCCAGTACCATCCGCGTGCTGACCTCACTAAGA GCAAAACACACTCAGGAAGGCAGTCAGACTTGGGGAGTAAATGGTGAGACTGGAGCCTTAGTGGACATGAAGGACCTGGGGATCTGGGAGCCTTTAGCTGTCAAATTACAGACCTACAAGACAGCTGTGGAG ACTGCTGTCCTCCTCCTCCGTATCGATGATATTGTTTCGGGGCATAAGAAAAAGGGGGATGATCAAAACAGATCGCCTGGAGCTCCAGATGCAGCCCAGGAGTAA
- the LOC102936138 gene encoding glycosylated lysosomal membrane protein translates to MPGGGRLLLPGLWLLAGLSCLLAAAGGDRRQVTLQYIPGSNSSSASLLHVRAVGRNDTLHYVWSGIGAPTVLLVYTRSESSALHVNWTKLLSASPAGAIWIEPPGSVVYSTAVVFTKVFEYNGTNASGLSKGQEEPFYPTYDLAGFSWQIVNQTALMAKFQGMNTVDPGGTSHNGTISFQVTAYEEGGRDSPLPRLLHTANSSKVEFIMDNVAPRGNKSRFLLEVVTVEEKGGHKRLQSVRSIDDEYTPTIFEMAQLVSEPRNDSVGPSFFQWKTTAYGSRDASRENAIRCRYYPLQTANRTLPGPSIAHAYFGEGLGRSHSIAAINISFSGEDGEVYAEKGYLSWSALLGFGTPPTDAFSPLVVAIMAVALGTPMVLLLAGALVVLFARRKRHSQYEPIN, encoded by the exons ATGCCGGGGGGAGGCCGCCTGCTGCTCCCCGGCCTGTGGCTGCTGGCGGGTCTCTCTTGCCTGCTGGCGGCCGCGGGGGGCGATCGGAGGCAG GTGACCCTGCAGTACATCCCTGGCTCGAACAGCTCCTCCGCCAGCCTCCTGCATGTGCGGGCTGTGGGCCGGAACGACACCCTGCACTACGTGTGGAGCGGCATCGGGGCGCCCACCGTGCTGCTGGTCTACACCCGGAGCGAGAGCAGCGCCCTGCACGTCAACTGGACCAAGCTCCTCTCGGCCTCCCCCGCCGGGGCCATCTGGATCGAGCCGCCCGGCAGCGTTGTCTACTCCACCGCTGTCGTCTTCACGAAG GTGTTCGAGTACAACGGGACCAATGCGTCGGGACTCTCCAAGGGGCAGGAGGAGCCCTTCTACCCCACCTATGACCTGGCTGGCTTCTCCTGGCAGATTGTGAACCAGACGGCCCTCATGGCCAAGTTCCAGGGGATGAACACCGTGGACCCTGGGGGGACCTCCCACAATGGCACCATCTCCTTCCAG GTGACTGCCTACGAGGAGGGTGGCCGGGACAGCCCCCTCCctcgcctcctgcacaccgccaACAGCTCCAAGGTGGAGTTCATCATGGACAACGTGGCTCCGCGCGGCAACAAGTCTCGCTTCCTGCTGGAAGTGGTCACGGTGGAGGAGAAAGGGGGGCACAAGAGGCTGCAGTCGGTGCGGTCCATTGATGATGAGTACACGCCCACCATCTTTGAG ATGGCCCAGCTGGTGTCCGAGCCCCGCAACGACAGTGTCGGCCCGAGCTTCTTCCAGTGGAAGACGACGGCGTATGGCTCCAGGGATGCCAGCCGGGAGAACGCCATCCGCTGTCGCTACTACCCCCTGCAGACGGCCAACCGGACGCTGCCGGGGCCCAGCATCGCGCATGCCTACTTCGGGGAGGGTCTGGGCCGCAGCCACAGCATCGCCGCCATCAATATCTCCTTCAGCGGCGAGGACGGGGAGGTCTACGCCGAGAAGGGCTACCTGAGCTG GTCTGCCTTGCTCGGCTTCGGCACGCCCCCGACAGACGCCTTCTCTCCCCTCGTGGTGGCCATCATGGCTGTGGCCCTGGGCACCCCcatggtgctgctgctggcgggggccCTTGTGGTGCTGTTCGCACGGAGGAAGCGCCATTCCCAGTACGAGCCCATCAACTGA